From one Flavobacteriales bacterium genomic stretch:
- a CDS encoding c-type cytochrome produces MRTEPARLHRVLATAALVTATITAAAQDAASTAVDQPLIPVSGTVNYVLMGLAVLQVVLVLAMSSILRTMMGSTGWMRKLTERHSKAAVLLPFLLLAGGAQAQAYVEPTTTMSHQELFYLLLVINVFLFIVLMVQINLLRGTMRAITGVFEEQGSPGTVASKRPSIVAKLMDALTRRPAKEVEERDLLMHHEYDGIRELDNVLPPWWVWLFYGTIAWGVLYLVNMHVTGTWNDSKEEYIAEMEQAKADVAAFVAKAGASVDENTVTVTTDASALTAAKETFTTYCAACHGADGAGSETSVGPNLTDEYWLHGGGVKDVFKTIKYGVPAKGMISWKSQLKPNEIQAIASYILSLQGSGGPTQKSPQGELWKDAAAPADSTTAIIDTVQVAMKN; encoded by the coding sequence ATGCGCACTGAACCTGCCCGACTTCACCGGGTGCTGGCAACCGCCGCCCTGGTAACCGCTACTATCACCGCTGCTGCGCAGGATGCGGCATCCACCGCCGTCGATCAGCCGCTCATCCCGGTGAGCGGCACCGTGAACTACGTGTTGATGGGCTTGGCCGTATTGCAAGTGGTGCTGGTCCTGGCCATGAGCTCGATCCTCCGTACCATGATGGGCAGCACGGGCTGGATGCGCAAGCTCACCGAGCGGCACAGCAAAGCCGCCGTGCTCCTTCCCTTCCTGCTCCTCGCGGGAGGCGCGCAGGCACAGGCCTATGTGGAGCCGACCACGACCATGAGCCATCAGGAGCTCTTCTACCTGTTGCTGGTTATCAACGTGTTCCTATTCATCGTGCTCATGGTGCAGATCAATCTGCTTCGCGGCACCATGCGCGCGATCACCGGTGTATTCGAGGAGCAGGGCAGCCCCGGCACGGTCGCTTCGAAGCGCCCATCGATCGTGGCGAAGCTCATGGATGCCCTTACCCGTCGGCCTGCTAAGGAAGTGGAGGAGCGCGACCTGCTCATGCACCATGAGTATGATGGCATCCGCGAATTGGACAACGTGCTTCCGCCTTGGTGGGTGTGGCTCTTCTATGGCACTATCGCTTGGGGCGTGCTCTACTTGGTGAACATGCACGTGACCGGAACTTGGAACGACTCGAAAGAGGAGTACATCGCGGAGATGGAGCAGGCGAAGGCCGATGTAGCCGCTTTCGTGGCCAAAGCCGGCGCATCGGTGGATGAGAACACCGTGACCGTGACAACGGATGCAAGCGCGCTCACTGCCGCCAAGGAGACCTTCACCACGTATTGCGCAGCTTGCCATGGCGCTGATGGCGCAGGCTCTGAGACCAGCGTGGGGCCCAACCTCACCGACGAGTATTGGCTGCATGGCGGCGGGGTGAAGGACGTGTTCAAGACCATCAAGTACGGCGTGCCGGCCAAAGGCATGATCAGCTGGAAGAGCCAATTGAAGCCCAACGAGATACAGGCCATCGCCAGCTACATCCTTAGCCTGCAAGGCTCCGGCGGCCCCACGCAGAAATCACCACAAGGTGAATTGTGGAAGGATGCCGCGGCTCCCGCAGACTCCACGACCGCTATTATCGATACCGTGCAGGTGGCCATGAAGAACTGA
- a CDS encoding CcoQ/FixQ family Cbb3-type cytochrome c oxidase assembly chaperone, with the protein MLKFIKGHMTSIDHVDLFPVLAFILFFSLFIGVLFWVRTMRRDQVDHMSSLPLADDASNATTNHAH; encoded by the coding sequence ATGCTCAAGTTCATCAAAGGGCACATGACCTCCATCGATCACGTGGACCTATTTCCGGTGCTCGCCTTCATCCTCTTCTTCTCCCTTTTCATCGGCGTGCTCTTCTGGGTGCGCACCATGCGAAGGGACCAAGTCGATCACATGAGCTCACTGCCTTTGGCTGATGATGCCTCTAATGCCACCACGAACCATGCGCACTGA